The DNA sequence TGTCGTGAATATCAACTGAAAAGCGACGCACGAGTCATGGCAATGAACAATCAGATAGGTCGTAGACCGTAGCTGGTCGTCGTGGTCAACTAGCAACGTGGTCAAACGCATGTTCAGCACAGCATTCGGAGTTTGAAATTTGATCGTGGTGGCACTGTCGACTTGTGGGCGTTTGTGGGTTGCATTTCAGTAGCCAAAAAAATCCCTTGTTAGACGTCTGGTTGCTGGAATCTCAACTGAGAAAGAGCAAAAGTCGACAGGGTGTTGATCCTCTCACCCGCATCTGCGGGATCTCTGTTGGTTTACCGACGGTCGGTTAAAATCGTGGACGTCCTCGGAAGCAGTGCTGGCGTCGAGGGACTGTTGGACTTGAGAGATGTTCCAGATAAGCTGTCCAGCTTCACAGGAGCCCGGGTGCTGTATGTATTTATTCTGCAATCGCGGTGATAACATCTTTACTACAGCTACTGTATAGGCATGTGATGACAACGGAAACGGAAATAATTTATAATTGAAAAGGCAAAATGGAAATGGCCCAGCTTTGAAGCGCGTGCCTCACAACTGCGACCGTGATGGACGGAGCCGGAGTTATGTACGAGAGTGACGTATGGTAGTGGCGGCGGGCCGAGGCCGGTGATTGTTCCGAAGGCGTGGGATTAAACTATTAAAGTTGCCCTGGTCGTTGTTGTCAGTTGCCACGCGGCTAAGCGCTGGTGAATGATTTGTCATCTGTCTGATTTGGAAAAACAGGGCAACGAGCGAACCGAGATACGATTCCCGATCCCGATCCATACGATCCTTTGATCGCCACCCAGTTTTTGCACACAAACGGGGCCTTCCTTTAAATACCATCTCCCCACTTCCCGAGATAACTTTCCCGcctcctttcttttcccccCATCACCGCTGGCATGTCCCTTCGCCATCTGCCCCCTCGTCAGTCTGACAGGGATATCCGCATGCAtgaccctcctcctcctcccccccctcaacaacaacaacaacataTCCCCCAACCACCCTCAGCAACCCCCATAGTCTCTCCCACCACAGTCTCAGTACCCACCAATGCACCCAACGGCGCCATTCCCCCGCCTCCCCCCATGATTCAGAAACTCAACGCCGCCAACGAACAGACCTGGCTCCTGATAGGTCACTACTCTCTAACCCTATCTATCTCTTCAGTTTCTAACTCGCTCATCGTCCATCAGGAAGAGTCGCGGAACAGATGGGTGACTTGGAACACGCATTGTCTGCATATGAGAATGCCCTGCGGCACAATTCAATGTCCCTGTCTGGACTTACGCAAGTCGCAGGTATAGCTCGGATCAAAGAAAATTATCCAAAGGTAAAGTCTACTTGTTTTTCCTTGCGATTCTTCCTATTCACCTTCCTTTTAAGGCAATCGAATTCTTCCAGCGTGTCCTCAGTATACAGGAAGAAAACGGCGAAGTTTGGAGTGCACTTGGTCAGTTGTTGTCTTTTCCATATTTGGTATATCTTACCTGATCGATTATCTAGGTCATTGTTACCTAATGCAGGATGACTTGCAGAAAGCGTACTCTGCCTACCAGCAAGCACTCTACCTCCTCCCCAACCCTCGTGAGGATCCCAAGCTTTGGTATGGGATCGGTATCTTATATGACCGTTATGGCTCTCTCGATCACGCAGAGGAAGCCTTTTCGTCAGTTTTGAGAATGGACAAGGGTCAGTTTGTCCGATGCGCGCATACACCTGACTGACACTGACGTCGCTTGCCTAGATTTCGACAAGGCCAACGAAATTCTCTTCCGTCTTGGTATCATCTACAAACAACAAGGCAAATACGAAGAGTCACTCCAATGTTTTGATCGTATACTACGCAACCCACCCAGTCCACTCGCCCACGCCGACATCTGGTTCCAAATCGGACATGTGTATGAACAGCAGAAAGATGTGAGTCTTCCATATCAATATCAATCAATCAGATCACCCTGACGAACGTTCACTAGCACAACCAAGCCAAACATGCGTACGAACGCGTCGTCGCCGAGAACCCGGCACATGCCAAAGTCTTACAGCAGCTCGGATGGCTGTATCATCAAGATGGCTCGTCATTCCAGAATCAAGATTTAGCTATCCAGTACCTTACCAAGAGTCTCGAAGCCGGTAAGGTCATCTTAATCTTATTATGAACGACATTAACTTACCCCCAGCCCCCACAGACTCCTCCGATGCCCAATCCTGGTATTTACTCGGACGCGCTTACATGGCAGGTCAGAAATATAGTAAAGCCTACGAAGCCTACCAACAAGCTGTCTACCGAGACGGTCGGAATCCAACCTTCTGGTGTTCCATCGGCGTTCTTTACTTCCAAATTAACCAATTCCGGGATGCTCTTGACGCCTACTCGAGAGCGATCAGAATCAATCCATACATATCTGAGGTGTGGTTTGACTTGGGATCGCTGTATGAAAGCTGTAACAACCAAATATCGGATGCGATTGATGCGTATGCAAGGGCGTCAGAGCTGGATCCGGGTAACACGGTGATTAGTGGGAGATTACAGCTGTTGAAACAGGCTCAGGCCACGGGCGGACAAGTACCTGCAGCGCCGGGACCGCAAGATGTCCATCCAACAGCTTATGCTAGCTCGCTTGTTCCTCCTGGATTGGCTGGGCCACCGTTACTGTTGCAGCCCCCCGGACAGAAAGGCTTGCATGGTCCAGGGCCAGTGTTCCGAGCGGATTCGAGAGGACCTCCGGGAGCGGGTGGTAGTGGCATTGCTGGTGGGAGTGCATCGGCTAACGAGATTTCGTTACCGCCGCCTTCGTCGTCGGCAGGTGTGGGACAGGCACAGGTGAATGGACATGGAGGACATGGCCATACGAGGTCTCCACCCGGGCCGTTTAGAGGTGGACCACCTCCACCGGTTATCATCGATGAAGGGAGACATGTGCAGACGCTCGCGCCTATGGATGTTGATAGACCTTCTTTGAGCGGGAGACATGGGCATAGTCATAGTCGGGATTTCGACCCGAGGGATGTCAGAGATGCTCGTGATCCGAGGGAGGTTCGGGAGGGAGGGTTACCTCAGAGAAGTTTGTTGTTGCACACCCATTCACCGGATGACAGagagccaccaccaccatcatccgcTGTCAGGATGCATACCGATCCATTCTTCCCGAGGAGACGACCCTCTTCTCGATCAGTTTCTCCGCCTTCTCAACAAGGGCTACCGCCACCACCTCCGCCACCTCATCATGCCCCAGGGCATCATCACGCGCATAGTCATTCACTTCCACCTGCTCATCATTCGAGAGGAAGGTCGCCACCGTTGCCACCGGGTCCTCCCCCTCCAGGGTCGTTCCAGAGTCAAGTTGGGAGAGGAGCGACGCATCCGTCACCTTTGATGGGTCGATCGCCTAGTTTGAATGGACGGTCTGCTTCCACTGCGTATGCCGAACCACCGCCACCGCCACCTCCAGGTGCTTCTAGGATTCCACCTACTCCGGACGATGGGGGTCTTTGGCGACCACATACATCTCAATCTCTTCATTCTCCTCGAGAACGCGAACGAGTTTGGGAGAGGGAGGAACGGccgagggagagggagagaggtaTGTCGTTGTCTAGGCCCAACGGAGATTATGCCATTGGACCTGGATGGTCTCCTGCCAGTCATCGGGAGGACCCCTTACCTTCGCCTCgaagggagagagagaggctTTGGGAtaatccaccaccaccaccgcctccGGTCGCTCACAAACGGAATTCGAGTCCTGATGTGCAAAGGAGTAGGTATGACCCGACGAGACACGATACGAATGCAGGTGTTCCGCATCATCTTTTGAGGGGAGATTttgagatggagaggaaggagagagaaagagaacacagggagagggagagggagagagagtaCCGAATGAGTATGGCTGCACCTATTCCCCCCCCACCTGGGCATCATGGCTCGCCGCATCCACAACACCCACATTCGTCTCCTCAACATGTTCATCCGCACCCTTCGTCGCATATGACGACACCGGGTGGGTTTAACCGAGGTTCTGAGAGCCCTCATCCTGCGTCTGAAAATGGAGCGGGAGCGTCGGTTCCTGGTCCTTCAAGACGTCGGCGGAACCACCCGAATGCTGGACccccgccgccgccgccaccaccaccaactgCAACTGAAACGCCTGTATCAGAGAAGAAGGAACGCAAGAAACGGAATGGTGGAAATAACAAGCGTGTAAGGGACGAAGACGCCGATTCTGTGTCCGGTAGTACGCCCGCGCCATCTTCTCGTCGCAAAGCCTCTTCGCCCACTGCATCTGGTGGATCTGGGTCAGGATCGTCTAGGCCTTCACCGACATTGGGATCTGTGAGGGGAAGTACACCCACTACATTGAGGCCTCCGAACCGACATGTGGATGATGATTATGATGAAGGTGTGGCTGATACGTTGATGTCGCTTGCTGCTGGGAACCAGAATAACCAAAGTAATCAGAACAATAATGGTGGGGGCGGTGGGAACGGGAATGGATCGCCTCCGAGGTTGCCTCACCGGGATTCTGTCTCTTCGACGCGATCGCATActggtggcggtggtggtgcaaTGTCGCCTGATGCTCCAGCAGTTTCTTTACCGATGCCTATGTCTATGTCTATGAAACGACCGTTGTCGCCTGAACTTGGTGGTGGGAATACACCGGGTTCGGATGCGAAGAGGAGTAGGATTGATACGGGTCAGAAGAGGAGGGGAGGGTCTTCGCCTTCGCCGTCTTCTGGATCTGGAGGGAGACGATCACCACCTGGTGCGACGACGAAAGGACAGAGTAAGAGTATGAGGCCTAGTCCGATACCATTCAGTCAGCAGCCTAGCTCGAGTTCACATTCGAGGTCGCCGGATTACGTTcgggagggaggaggaggatcagCGAGAAGTCCAACTGGGCCTTCGTTGAAGGTGTTGCCGCCTCATCCGAGACCTGTTGGGATGAGTGCGCCTTCGTCTGCGTCTGCGTCTGCGCCAAGCAGTGCTACATCTGGGGAAGGTGATTtggagagggaaagagagggAGGTGGGAGGAGAGGACCGTATGCGCTTCCGCCGATTGCTACGTTGCCTGATGATCCTGATGACAGGGATAGGGATGGGATGCAGGTTGATTCGAGGGTGTCTGTTAGTCCACCGAGGGCTAAGGTTGCGCATTCGGAGAGGGCAAGTCCAAAGGAGAAGGGGGGCAAGGAGTGATTTGGTTGTGTggttttttgttttcttgcTACGTCttgatcctcttcctctctcgCCTTTTAGATCACATTTACTATCATCATGATGTTTTTTCGTCTGCATCAGTCGGCGCTTCGTTCGCCCAGTTAATGCACTGTACAGTATATGCAAACCCAGTTTTTCATTTACGCTTTATGACCTCTTGATTGACTTTTTGATCATGCATAGACAATGTTATCTCTTAGTTGTCATGACTGTTTGTTCACAAATCCACTGATACCAGAGCTCGAAAGATTGAAAGTGTAACATGAACTGTGTATTTTCTCGTTTCTAATGGAAGTCTTGTTTCAACGGAACCGAGTtcgtttttcttttcccGTAGCAACATGTAAAGCACAGAAAGGAATAAACTTTTGATTGTCGGACGCGCAAATCCCTGTCCCACCTACACGGCGATGTGGTTGTATTGTGGGTGTCAGGGATGTAATGGTCCCTTAGTCCCTGCTACGGTATGAAATATGTTAGGCGGGAAAGCAATGTAAGCGCTACCGACTGGACCCCCCACCCCACACCCCTGTGGGTTCTGAATAAACGGGGTGGGTGTTGTACTTTATATGTACTGTACTGTATGTATGCATGTTGTAGGGCATTGGTATGCTGGTATGTTCCCTTCCTTTCGGACAAAATTGTGAACGTAAAGTATGTTCCACAAGTTGCTTGAATATAATGATAGTTCAGCGCCTTCGGGGCCACATTTGGAATGCGAAAGCGAGCGGAGAAATCGCGAGGGGCTGTAGAAGGTTGCTGTCGGGAGCAGTGAACCCGCCatagtttctttttctttttcctgaAGGAGGATGATCTTCTCATCCCCGGGAGTGCCTTGCATCTCATCTTCTGTTTCCGAGGAGATTTCAATCTGGAATCCTGATGCATCCATGAGGACCATACAACACCCGGCTTAGTCAGCCGGTCACAGCCACGGCAAATCGTCAGCAACCGTTCTTTGCCTTCCAATGACATGATCCCGAGTGGTCCTGCCCGACGgacagaagaggaggaatacGGCGAGGCTCATCGGGGCTCTGTTCTCCCTAGTCCCCCCTTAACCAGAAGCAATTCAGTGGCCAGCAGGGAGAGGGAGACGGACCTCAATGGTGGCGACGACAACGATGACAACGACGACCAGGACATTACAGAAATTGAAATACAAGACCCTCTCCGACacccttcccttccttcccaAGACTCCCTTTTTGACTTGAACGGTCGTCTTCGTGTACCCCAATCCACCTCCAGCCCCCGTCCGATTACTTCCCCTCAACCCTGGGATCTAGTAGACCCACCCGCCGATAATGGTCAGAACTTGCCATATCCGCATGGGACGGTCAAAAGTAAATTCAGTCAGATGCAAGATTCTGCGTGCGTCGTTCTTTCTTGTCTTCTCCTTTCTAGCGTTCTGACACACTCTCAATAGAGGTGCTCGCACTCTCATTCCTAAATCATCCTACTACTTCGGTCCTCCTCCCCCTGGAAGTGCATACGGAACTCAGCCTATAGGACATATCGGCCTTCATCATCCGAGAGAAGTTCTTAGGATTGAAAGAGATTATACCGGTGGCGACGTTATACAGTTTGCACCTATATATCCTTTAGAATTGGAAGGAAGGGTGAGTGGCGCCTTTTCTTGGCGATTAGGTTGATGGGTTATATTGTTACTTCTAGATCACCCCAACGCAGTTCCTCGAATCTATCAATGCTATCAACGAGCGTCTTATATCGGCTCATAGTCTTAGATGGGCCGCGTTGGATAATGTATTGGCGGTTCTTACGCTCCAGCTGACGAGGCTTGTGTTGACTACTCATTATGAGAAGCAAATGAGAGTGTTAGAACAGCTGTTTCGAGAGCTGAATGCGGAACTTTATAATCCCGTTGGACTCAATCTGCTGTGGCCGCGGAAGGTGGCGTTTTTATTTGTGAGTTTGCTACTCTAGGTTTTTGTTTGTGTGCTCATTATCATTATCTTCCTTAACTTCTTCTGTCAGTTGGAAATTGAGTATTATGtgggtgttttttttttacgaTTGTGTTTTATTTGGGATGCAGCTGActgttttttgttttgtttgcGGCAGTAATCGATGTGTTTATTATACCGGTCGTTTTTTGTTCTATATTCATTCATATGTATCTAATCCTTTGTTTGTGGTCGAGTCTGCTGTCTGTACAAGGGACTCGGAGGTTTCAACGTCCCGGATAGACAGCTTGAGCGGACGTGAACAGTCACGAGTTCCTCTGGAACGGAACTTTGCCTTCAACCGCCGTCCATGAATTTCTTTCGAGCTCGATGTTAGTTTGTGACCGATGCTTGATCGTGAATTACCTAGTCTGATCATGCGTACTCCAATGGAGGGAAAGATGCATCCCTCGTGCCATTGAGGAAAGTTCAATGCGAGATCGACCTTAGAGTGTTTTGCGCCCTTCCCTCCCAAAATCATTGAGGCAGTCACAAACACAAGTCTCGAGTTGAAAGTCAGAAGTCATGGATTAggattatttttatttaccGGGCTCTGAAATACAAAATAAGCTCGTTGAGCCCACTACGGTGAAGTTTGAACCCTATAAGTGGTGGTGA is a window from the Marasmius oreades isolate 03SP1 chromosome 6, whole genome shotgun sequence genome containing:
- a CDS encoding uncharacterized protein (BUSCO:EOG09261RFF) codes for the protein MSLRHLPPRQSDRDIRMHDPPPPPPPQQQQQHIPQPPSATPIVSPTTVSVPTNAPNGAIPPPPPMIQKLNAANEQTWLLIGRVAEQMGDLEHALSAYENALRHNSMSLSGLTQVAGIARIKENYPKAIEFFQRVLSIQEENGEVWSALGHCYLMQDDLQKAYSAYQQALYLLPNPREDPKLWYGIGILYDRYGSLDHAEEAFSSVLRMDKDFDKANEILFRLGIIYKQQGKYEESLQCFDRILRNPPSPLAHADIWFQIGHVYEQQKDHNQAKHAYERVVAENPAHAKVLQQLGWLYHQDGSSFQNQDLAIQYLTKSLEADSSDAQSWYLLGRAYMAGQKYSKAYEAYQQAVYRDGRNPTFWCSIGVLYFQINQFRDALDAYSRAIRINPYISEVWFDLGSLYESCNNQISDAIDAYARASELDPGNTVISGRLQLLKQAQATGGQVPAAPGPQDVHPTAYASSLVPPGLAGPPLLLQPPGQKGLHGPGPVFRADSRGPPGAGGSGIAGGSASANEISLPPPSSSAGVGQAQVNGHGGHGHTRSPPGPFRGGPPPPVIIDEGRHVQTLAPMDVDRPSLSGRHGHSHSRDFDPRDVRDARDPREVREGGLPQRSLLLHTHSPDDREPPPPSSAVRMHTDPFFPRRRPSSRSVSPPSQQGLPPPPPPPHHAPGHHHAHSHSLPPAHHSRGRSPPLPPGPPPPGSFQSQVGRGATHPSPLMGRSPSLNGRSASTAYAEPPPPPPPGASRIPPTPDDGGLWRPHTSQSLHSPRERERVWEREERPRERERGMSLSRPNGDYAIGPGWSPASHREDPLPSPRRERERLWDNPPPPPPPVAHKRNSSPDVQRSRYDPTRHDTNAGVPHHLLRGDFEMERKEREREHREREREREYRMSMAAPIPPPPGHHGSPHPQHPHSSPQHVHPHPSSHMTTPGGFNRGSESPHPASENGAGASVPGPSRRRRNHPNAGPPPPPPPPPTATETPVSEKKERKKRNGGNNKRVRDEDADSVSGSTPAPSSRRKASSPTASGGSGSGSSRPSPTLGSVRGSTPTTLRPPNRHVDDDYDEGVADTLMSLAAGNQNNQSNQNNNGGGGGNGNGSPPRLPHRDSVSSTRSHTGGGGGAMSPDAPAVSLPMPMSMSMKRPLSPELGGGNTPGSDAKRSRIDTGQKRRGGSSPSPSSGSGGRRSPPGATTKGQSKSMRPSPIPFSQQPSSSSHSRSPDYVREGGGGSARSPTGPSLKVLPPHPRPVGMSAPSSASASAPSSATSGEGDLEREREGGGRRGPYALPPIATLPDDPDDRDRDGMQVDSRVSVSPPRAKVAHSERASPKEKGGKE